The sequence GACGCCTGCGCTCGCAGACGCACGGGCTCGGACCCGCCGGGATGACGCGGATGTACGAGCACCACGACGCGGTACTGCACGCCGTGCGCGAGGGCGTCGTCATCGTCGGCCCCGACGAACGGCTGCTGCTCGTCAACGACGAGGCACGGCGGCTCCTCGGCCTGACCGGCGAGGAGGTGACGGACCGTGACGTGCACGAGGTGGGCATGGCCCCCGGCATCGCCTCGCTCCTCGCCTCGGGACACGCGGCCAACGATGAGATGCGCGCGGTCGGTGACCGCCTCGTCGCCTTCAACCAGCGTCCCGTGAGCGAGGACGGCGAGGGGCGGCAGGGCTCGGTGGCCACGCTGCGCGACACTACCGAGCTGCGGGAACTGGCGAACCGGGCCGAGTTCGCCCGCGACCGCCTCCAGCTCTTGTACGACGCGAGCGTACGGATCGGGACGACGCTCGACACCGTGCGCACCGCCGAGGAGCTGGCCGAGATCGCCGTGCCGCGCTTCGCCGACTACGTCAGCGTCGAACTCCTCGAACCCGTGCTGCGCGGCGAGGAGCCGACGCTCGTGGGCACCGAGATGCGCCGGGTCACGGCCCGGGGCATCCGGGACGACCACCCGCTCCTCCCGGCCGGGGAAGTCATCGACTTCCTGCCGGGTAGCCCCGTCGCGGACGCCGTCGTGACGGGGCGCGCGCAACTGCGGACCGATCTGACGGACTCGGCCGAGTGGAGCACGCACGCCCCCGAGCGGGCCCGGGAGGTCGTGGACTTCGGCATCCACTCGCTCGTCTCGGTGCCGCTGCGGGCCCGCGGTGTCGTGCTGGGCATGGCGGACTTCTGGCGCTCGGAGCAGCCCCCGTACGACGCGGAGGACGTCTCGTTCGCGGAGGAGCTGGCCGCCCGCGCGGCCGTCGCCGTCGACAACGCGCGGCGGTTCACGCGCGAGCACTCGATGGCCGTGACGCTCCAGCGCAGCCTGCTGCCGCGGGCGCTGCCTGAGCAGTCGGGGCTGGAGGTCGCGTACCGGTACCTGCCCACGAAGACCGGGGTCGGCGGGGACTGGTTCGACGTCATCCCGCTCTCGGGGGCCCGGTTCGCGCTGGTCGTCGGGGACGTCGTGGGGCACGGGGTGCACGCGGCGGCGACGATGGGGCGGCTGCGCACCGCCGTGCACAACTTCTCCGCGCTCGACCTCGCTCCCGACGAACTCCTCGCCCACCTCGACGAGCTGGTGGCGCGGATGGACGAGGACGAGGACAACGCCGAGTCGCCGGGCGGCGACGATCCCGCCGTCACCGGGGCCACGTGCCTGTACGCGGTCTACGACCAGGTCTCCGGGGTGTGCGCGGTCGCGCGGGCCGGGCACCCGGGGCCCGCGCTCGTGACCCCGGACGGGGTGGCCTCGTACCCGGACATCCCCGGTTCGCCGCCGCTGGGCCTCGGCAGCGGGCTGCCCGTGGAGAAGACCGACCTGGTCCTGCCCCCGGACAGCCTGTTCGTGCTCTTCACGGACGGGCTCGTCAAGGACAGGGAGCGCGACATCGGCACGGGGCTGGCGCTGCTGCGCGACACGCTCGCGGTGCCGGGGCGCGGGCCCGAGGAGACGTGCGGCGCCGTCATGGACCGCCTGCTGGTGCCGGAGCCGGGCGACGACGTGACGCTCCTCGTGACCCGTACCCGGCGGATGTCCCCCGAGCGGATCGCGGAGTGGGACATCCCCTCGGACCCGGCGGCCGTCTCGCGGCTGCGCGGGGAGGTGCTGGCGCGGCTCGACGCGTGGGGCCTCGACGACCTCTCGTACACGACGGGGCTGATCACCAGCGAGCTGGTCACCAACGCGATCCGCTACGGCGCCCCGCCCGCGCGCCTGCGGCTGCTGCACGACGTGTCGGGGCTCATCTGCGAGGTCACCGACAGCAACAGCACCGCGCCGCACCTGCGACGGGCCAAGAGCAGCGACGAGGGCGGGCGCGGGCTCTTCCTCGTCGCGCAGTTCGCCGACCGCTGGGGCACCCGCTACCTGAACCGCGGCAAGGTGATCTGGACCGAGCAGCTCCTGACGGACGGCGACCGGGAGGCCGGGGAGCAGGACGCGGACGCCCTTCTCGACCAGTGGTCGGACGAGGACCTGGGCTGACCCGCGCTGACGGAGGGGTGTCCGGGGTGGCGGATAGCCGGGTCGGCGGGCACTGGGGTCGGCGGATGCCGGGGTCGGCGGACGCCTTGGTCAGCGGACGCCTTGGTCAGCCGCTGCGTGAGCCGCACACGCCCCGGACACCCCCGGCCCGCACACGCACCGCCCCCCACACGCCCCCGGACACGCCTCCGGCCCGAACCGTGGTGGTCCGGGCCGGAGGCGTGAGAGGCGGGGTCAGAGGGCGCCGCCGCGCCCGTAGTGCGTGCCGAGTTCGCCGCGGTAGCCGGGGTCCGTGAGGTGCTTGTCCTTGTCGAACTCCGGGGCCGACTTGATCTCGTCCTTGGTGCGGCTGACCGTCACCGTCTTGTTCTCGTGGTCTATGCCCGTGAGGGTGCCGGCCGGGAGGAGGACCTCCTTGCCGAAGATCCAGACGCCGGTGTCCACGACGATGTACTGGCTGTCGACGTCCGTCGAGTGCTTGTCGACCTTCCCGATGTGACCGTCGCGGGCCTCGACCTTGTAGCCGACGATCTCGGCGTCCGCGTAGTTGGTGACCTCGGGACCGTAGTTCCACAGGTTGCCGTCCGTCATGGTGTCTCCCGACTTTGGGGAACCGCCCGTCGCGGTTCCGCTGTAAGGAGCCGGGTGCCCTTCCCGCCGTCTCCCACGCATGCGATATTTGTCGCACGACAATGATCAGGGTTTTTCCCGCCGTCGCGGCGGGTCGGCGTAGGGTCGGTGACTCAGCCGGGGGCATGGTCCCCGTACCCGTGACGCCGAGGAGGAAGCGAGCCGATGGCCACTGCCGGGAGCGTGGAGAGGCTGGCGGAGCTACTGGCCGCCGAGCAGGAGCGGCTCACCACGGAGTGGGTGGAGCTGGCGCTGCCCGCGCTGCAGGGCCGGGTGAGCGCGCCCGAGGTGGGACAGGAAATCCGCGAACTGTACGCGGCCGTGCTCGGGGCGCTGCGCGGGGGCTCGCTCGACCACCGCGCGGAGCAGTACACGGAGGTGCGCGGGCTGCTCGTGGAGCTGTCGCGCAACCGGGCCAGGCAGGGTTTCACCCCGACCGAGACGGCGCTCGGCGTCTTCCTCTTCAAGGAGATCCTGCAGCCGGAGCTGTCCGGCTCGCGCGCCGACCTGGCCGTGTTCCTCGACTTCTCGCGGCTCGTGGACGGTCTCGGGCTCTTCACCGTCGAGGCGCACGCCACGACGCGCGAGGCGATCATCACGGCGCAGGCCGAGCAACTGCTCGAACTGTCCACGCCGGTCGTGAAAGTGTGGGACGGCGTGATCGCGGTGCCGCTCGTCGGGACGCTCGACTCGGCCCGTACCCAGGTCGTCATGGAGAAGCTGCTCCAGGCGCTCATCGACCACAACTCGACCCAGGCGATCATCGACATCACCGGGGTCTCGGCCGTGGACACCCAGGTCGCCCAGCACCTCCTGAAGACGGTCGTGGCGGCGCGGCTCATGGGCGCCGAGTGCACGATCTCCGGGATCAGGCCGCAGATCGCGCAGACCATCGTCGGGCTCGGCATCGAGTTCGGCGACATCGTCACGAAGTCCTCGCTCGCCGACGCCCTCGCGCACGCCCTGCGCCGGATCAGGGCGGACCGCGAGGCGGACCAGGCGGACGGCTCGATCGTGCCCGGGGGCCTGCTGTGAGCGAACGCGTCCCGATCCTGCGGATCGGCGGGACGCTCCTCGTACCGATCCAGGTCGAACTGGACGACCAGAGCGTCCTCGATCTCCAGGAGGACCTCTCGGAGGAGATCGTGCGGACGGGGGCGCGCGGCGTCGTCATCGACATCTCGGCGCTGGAGATCGTCGACTCCTTCGTGGGGCGGATGCTCGCCACGACGGCCGCCGTCTCGCGCGTCCTCGACGCGGAGACGGTCGTCGTCGGGATGCGGCCCGCCGTCGCGATGACGCTCGTGGAGCTGGGGCTCTCGCTCGGCGGCGTACGCACCGCGCTCGACCTGGAGCAGGGGCTGCGGGTGCTGCGCCGGGCGGGACGGACAGGTCCGGAACGCGGATGACGAGTCCCCAGCCGGCGCCCGCGCCGACGCAGACGATGACCATCGCCACCAACAACGACGTGGTCAAGGCCCGCCAGCTGGTGCGCACCCTCGCCCAGGAGAGCGGGCTCTCCCTGGTGGAGCAGACGAAACTGGTGACCGCGGCGAGCGAACTCGCGCGCAACACGCTCGTCCACGCGGGCGGCGGCGAGCTGCTCGCGAGCCGGGTCAGCGCGGCCGGGCACGAAGGGGTGCGGCTCGTGTTCCGTGACGACGGGCCGGGTATCCCGGAACCGGATCTCGCCCTCACCGACGGCTGGACCTCGGGGGACGGCATGGGGCTCGGGCTCAGCGGCTCGCGCCGGCTCGTCGACGACTTCACCCTCGACACCTCGCTGGGCGAAGGGACGACGGTGACGGTGACGAAGTGGGCGCGCTAGAGGGGACGTACGGGCAGGGGCGGCACGGGCGGCAGGTCGACGCGTACGACATGCCGCGCGCCGAGGACGTCGCGTGGCTGCGCGTGGACGTCGCGCTGCCCGCGGCGGCGCGCAGCGCGGCGGCGCAGTTGTGCCACCGGCTGGGTTTCGGGACGCGGCGCACCTCGGAGGTCGCGCTCGCGGTGACCGAGGCGGCGACGAACCTCCAGCGGCACGCGGGGGACGGTTCGCTGCTGCTGCGCCTCGTACGCACCCCCGACGAGGCCGCGCTCGAATTCCTCGCGCTCGACAGCGGGCCCGGCATCTCCGACGTCGCGTACTCGCTGCGCGACGGGGCCTCGTCGGCGGGGACGCTCGGCGTGGGCCTCGGCACGATCGCGCGGCTCGCCGACAGCTTCGGCATCCACTCGCTGCCCGGCCGCGGGACCGTGCTCACGGCGCGGTTCTGGCCGGACCGCGAGCGGGGGCCGCACCGGCCCGAACCGCTCGTCGCGGGGCTGACGCGGCCGATCAGCGGCGAGACCGTGTGCGGGGACGCGTGGGCGGCGCGGCCGGTGGCGGCGGCGGACGACGGGCCGGGCTCGGTCCTCGTGATGATGTGCGACGGGCTCGGGCACGGGCCGCTCGCGTCGCGCGCCGGGGAACTCGCCGTGGAGGCGTTCCTCGGCAGTACGGCGGAGGAGCCCGACGAAGTGCTGCGCCTGCTCCACGGGGCGCTGCGGGGCGGGCGCGGCGCGGCGGTGGGGATCGCGCGGCTCGACCTCGCGACGCGGCGCGTGCGGTTCTGCGGTGCGGGGAACATCAGCGCGTACGTGATCGGCGAGGGGCGGCGGCGCTCGCTGGGCTCGGCGCCCGGGATCGTGGGGCACCAGTTGCCGCGGCTGCGGGTGTTCGAGGAGGTCATGGCGGGCGTGGACGGGACGCTGGTGCTGCACTCGGACGGGCTGACGTCGCGGTGGGAGCCGAACGACTTCCCGGGGCTGTTCGCCCTGGCGCCGCTGACCGTGGCGGGGCAGATCTTCAACCAGGCGGCGGTTCGTCGGGACGATGGGGGTGTGGTCGTGGTGCGGGTTCCCTGACGGGGGGGGCGTGGGGGCGGGGGCCTCGCGTTTCGACGTGTGGACCTCGCGGGGCTCCGCCCCGGGCCCCGCTCCTCAAACGCCGGAGGGGCTGTCCTTGTGTGCCGCGTGCGGACCGCCCGAGTGGTGGGGGGCGCTCGGGGGCAGCAGGCTGGGGGGCATGATGACGGCGACGGGTGAAGTCAGCGGGGCGCGGTGGGAGCCGCCGGAGCTTCCCGAGGCGCGTGGTGATCTTTCTTCGCACCTGCTCACGGCGCTGCGCGCGGGGCGCGACGCGCCGCCGTGGGGGCCGCAGGCGGCGCGTGTGGACCCGCTCGGCGAGGACCTGCAACTCGCCCTCTTCGTTCTGTACGGGCTCCAGCGCGGCGGCTGGGCGGGACTCCCGCCCACCGCCGAGTGGGAGCCGCTGCTGCTGGGCCTGCGCCGCCCCCTGGAGCGGCGCTTCCTGGAGGCGCTGCGCGGCCTGACGCGCGGCGCCGAGGACGTCTCGGCGGCCTTCGCGGACCTGCTCGTGCAGCCCGAGGGCGGCGATCCGACGAGTGTGAGCGGCGCGCTGGAGCGGGACGGGAAGCCCTGGCAGATCCGCGAGTACGCGGTGCTGCGGGCGCCCGCGCGCGCCTTCGAGGACGACGGCCCCGCCTGGGCGCTGCCCCGGCTGCCCGCGCGCCCCCGGGCCGGGTTCCTCTCCGTCCTGCACGCGCGCGCCGGGCACGGGCAGCCGGCGCGCGGCCACGCGGCGCTCGCCGAGGAGCACCTGCGCGCGCTCGGCCTCGACCCGGCGCCCGGCAGGTACGTGGACGCGGTGCCCGCCGCGTCCCTCGCGCTCGCCAACCTGGGCGCGCTCTTCGGCCTGCACGGGGCGCTGCGCGGCGCGCTCGTGGGGCACGCGGCGGCGTGGGGCGTCCTGCTGCCGCGCGCGGCGGGGCGCGTGGCCGCGGCGCTGGAGCGGACGGACGCGCCGGAGGAGGCGCGGCGCTACCTGGAGGCGCGGGCCGAGGCGGGCGCGGCCGAGGAGCAGGTGCTGCGCTCGGAGGTGCTCGCCCAGCTGCTGCTCGTGGAGCCCGGCCTGGAGGCGGACGTGGTCCTCGGCATCGAGGCGACGAGCCTCCTGGAGGACCGCCTCGCCGCGCACGCGCTCACGGCGTGGGGCGCGGACGAGTCGGCGCTGCGGCTGCCGGTGGCGGTCGCGGAGAACTGAGGGGGGTGAGGGGCCGGGGCGGTGTCGTGCCTTGCGGCGCCCCTGCCCCGTACCGCCGTGGTCGCGTCCGCATCGTGAACGGGCGGGACGCGGTGCGGGCACGCGGGCGTACCTTTCGGCGCATTATGACCACCACTCCCGTACGCGAAGCAGAAGACGAGGACCGGACGACGGCGGTCCTGCACGCCGAGGAGGTGGAGCTCGTCCGCGAGGGCGCGCTCCTCCTGGACCGGGTCTCCCTCACCGTCCGCGAGGGCGAGCACTGGGCGCTGCTCGGCGCCAACGGCGCGGGCAAGACGACGCTCCTGAGCCTGCTCGGGGCGCTCGGCCACCCGACGCGCGGGCAGGTCGAGGTGCTCGGGCGGCGGCTCGGGCGCGTGGACCTGCGGGAGCTGCGGACGTACGTGGGGCACGTCAATCCTCGGCACCCGCTGCGCAGCGCGCTGAAGGTGCGCGACGTGGTGCTGACCGGGCTGACGAACAGCGTCGAGCCGCTGCCGCGCTGGCAGCCGGACGCGGAGCAGCGCGAGCGCGCCGAGCGGCTCATCGCGACGCTCGGGCTCGGGCACCGCGCCGGGGCGACGTGGCCGACGCTCTCGCAGGGCGAGCGAGGGCGGGCGCTCATCGCGCGCTCGCTCATGCCGGAGCCCCGGCTGCTGCTGCTCGACGAGCCGGCGACGGGACTCGACGTCGCGGGCCGCGAGCAGCTCATCGAGAGCATCGAGGCGCTGACCGCCGGGCGGCCCGCGCTCGCCTCCGTCCTCGTGACGCACCATTTGGAGGAGCTGCCGCCGGGCACGACGCACGCGCTGCTGCTGCGCGGCGGGAAGGTGCTCGGGAGCGGGCCCGTGGACGAGGTGCTGACGAGCGAGTCCGCGTCGGAGTGCTTCGGGCACCCGCTGCGGCTCGAACGGCACGGCGGCAGGTGGAGCGTGCGCACGGCGGGGCGGGCGCGCGCCGTGGAGGTCTGAGGGCGGGGGCGGTACGTGGGGGCGGTCCGTGGGTGCGGGCCGCCCCCTCGCGCGGGTCAGCCCTTGTGGACGCCCGCCCAGAACTCCTCGAAGGAGAGGAGCTTGTCGCCGTTGGCGTCCTTCGAGGCGATGATGGCCTCGGCGACGGACGCGGTGACGTAGAAGTCGCCCATGCGGGCCATGGCCGACTTGTACTCGTCGGCGGTGATGAAGCCGTCCCCGTCGGCGTCGAACTGCTGGAACGTTTTGCGTGCCTCTTCGATGTCGGCCATCGGCCCGTCCACCCCTTCTCGGTGCTTCTGTACGGCGGTCAGGGTATCCGGCCCGCCCCGGCGCGAGGAGGGCGAGACCACGACGGGCGGAAGGAGTACGGACCGTGACGGACCTGGGCGCGCTCTTCGCGGACCTGGCGCGGGGGCGTTTTCCCGCGCCCGACGGGACGACGACGGTGTGGCCGCTGGCCGGGGAGCGCGAGGCGGGGGTGCTCGCGCTGACGGCGCGGTCCTTCGTCTTCGCCGACGCGGACGAGGGATGGGTGTGGGAACGGCTCGCGCGCACGGGCTCCGACCCGCTCGCCGCGAGTCTGCACCCGTCCTTCCTCGCGGCGCTCCTGGAGCGGACCGGGCGGCGGATGGACACGGTGGACCTCCTGACGGTCGCGCCCGCGCTTCCCGGCCCGCCCCCGCTCGAGCTGCGCGAGAGCGCGCCGCACGGCCATCCGCGCGTGGCCAGGGCGCTGCGGCGGCGCACGGAGGTCCGGGTCTGGGAGACGGCCGAGGGGGACGTGGTGCTCCTCGGCCGGGGGCCGGGCGGGCGCTGGGAGACGGCGATCGAGACGGCGGGGGCGGGGGCACGGGGACGGGGACGGGCCCTCGCGCTGGCGGCGCGTCACCTCGTGCCCGGCGCGGCGGTGTGGGCGCAGCAGGCGCCGGGGAACGCGCGCAGCGTGCGGGCCTTCCAGGCGGCGGGGTACCGCGCGGTGGGGGCCGAGGCGCTGCTGTGGCGGGCCCCGGAGTGAGGCCGCGTGGTGCCGGGTGGTGGTGGCTCAGGTGCCGCGTGGCAGGAAGAGTTCGCTCGCCGGGACCGGGCGCAGGTTTCTGCGGGACAGCGCCGTGAGGAGGGCGGGGAGCGCCTGGAGGGTGTGGGGGCGGCCGAGGTGGAGGGTGACGATGCCGCCGGGGCCGACGGTGCGCAGCACGCGGGCGCGGATCGTGGCGGGGGACGGGTCGCGCCAGTCGGCGGGGTCGGTGTCGTAGGCGAGGAGGTGCGGGTACCCGGCGCGCTGTGCGGCGCGGATGACGCGGGGGTCGGACTCGCGGTGGCGCGGGGAGCGCAGCCAGGGGCCGATGCCGCCGCCGAGGCGGAAGAGGCGGTGGGCGCACTGCTCGATCTCGGCGCGGACGGCGGGCTCGGTGAGCAGGCTCAGGTCCTTGTGGTGCTCGGTGTGGTTGCCGAGTTCGTGGCCCTCGTCGAGCAGGCGGCGGGCGAGGGCGGGTTCGGCGGCGAGCCAGGTGCCGACGGCGAGGACGGTGACGCGCAGTCCGCGCCCCCGCAGCAGGTCGAGGGTGCGCGCGGCGACGGCGGGGTCCGCGCCGGGCTCGGCGTTGAAGGTGAGCGCGAGCCGTCCGTCCGTGCCCGGCCCGTGGGTGAGCTGGACGGGCGCGCCGGGGATGCGCAGGGGGGCGCGGCGGGCCGGGGTGACCGCGAGCGGCTGGGCCGCCACCGGGTCCGGGGCGGCCCCGGGCCCCGTATCCGTCCGCGCGTCGGGGAGGGAGGCGGGTGCCGAGCAGCCGCCGAGCAGCGCGGGGGCCAGTGGGAGGGCGGAGAGCGCGGCGCCCGCGCGCAGCAGGACACGACGACTCGGATCAGTCATATCGGCATTCAATCCGCCGAAGACAAGGGGGACGGGAGCGACACGACACGCCCACCCGCGCGGGCGAGGTACCTCAGCGGTCCGTCACGCGCAGCTCGAACCACGTCTTCTTGCCGACGGGCAGCAGGTCCACGCCCCACCGCTCGCTGAGCCGCTCGACGAGTGCGAGCCCGTACCCGCTCGTGACCGCCATCCCGAAGGAGGGCATGACGCAGGGCAGGGCCCGCGAGGGGTCGCGGAACTCGACGCGGATGCGGCCCGGCCGACGCGTCATGCGCAGCCCGAAGGAACGCGCGCCCGCGTGCCGCACCGCATTGCCCAGCAGCTCCGACACGAGGAGCGCGGTCGTCTCCGCAAGTGCCGGGGACAACCGCCACTCCTCGGTGACGACGAGCGCGGCGAGGCGGCGCAACTCACCCCCCGACTCAGGGGTCGCCTCGACACGGATCTCCGACTCCGCCGGGTTCCCGTGCGCGTCCAAGGCCGCCAGGGCGCGTTCGTCCTTCGCGCCCGGCGTCCACCGTGCCGCGGGCCCGCCCTGCTCGGCCCGCCGCGTGTGCTCTGTGCCCTCCAGCCCCGCCATGCCCCCCATGATGGCGGTCCTCAGCCGTACGCGGGCGCGTTCCGGCGGAATATGACGGGACGCCAGGAGGCTCGTGAAGACCACGTCCGGCATATGCCAAGGGCAAAAGGAAAGCTCCGGCGGGTGTCACCGGGGGTGATGACGCTGTGCGGACGAGTGATCACACCCCGGGTGCGCACCGTTTCTTAAGGTTCACTTAAGGCGGACATAAGACGTCGCACGCGGGGTGCGCACGCCCCCGCGCGCCCGGGGACGGCGAGGGCGGCGGCGGGGG comes from Streptomyces sp. Tu6071 and encodes:
- a CDS encoding anti-sigma regulatory factor — translated: MTSPQPAPAPTQTMTIATNNDVVKARQLVRTLAQESGLSLVEQTKLVTAASELARNTLVHAGGGELLASRVSAAGHEGVRLVFRDDGPGIPEPDLALTDGWTSGDGMGLGLSGSRRLVDDFTLDTSLGEGTTVTVTKWAR
- a CDS encoding EF-hand domain-containing protein, with protein sequence MADIEEARKTFQQFDADGDGFITADEYKSAMARMGDFYVTASVAEAIIASKDANGDKLLSFEEFWAGVHKG
- a CDS encoding polysaccharide deacetylase family protein, which produces MTDPSRRVLLRAGAALSALPLAPALLGGCSAPASLPDARTDTGPGAAPDPVAAQPLAVTPARRAPLRIPGAPVQLTHGPGTDGRLALTFNAEPGADPAVAARTLDLLRGRGLRVTVLAVGTWLAAEPALARRLLDEGHELGNHTEHHKDLSLLTEPAVRAEIEQCAHRLFRLGGGIGPWLRSPRHRESDPRVIRAAQRAGYPHLLAYDTDPADWRDPSPATIRARVLRTVGPGGIVTLHLGRPHTLQALPALLTALSRRNLRPVPASELFLPRGT
- a CDS encoding ABC transporter ATP-binding protein, whose translation is MTTTPVREAEDEDRTTAVLHAEEVELVREGALLLDRVSLTVREGEHWALLGANGAGKTTLLSLLGALGHPTRGQVEVLGRRLGRVDLRELRTYVGHVNPRHPLRSALKVRDVVLTGLTNSVEPLPRWQPDAEQRERAERLIATLGLGHRAGATWPTLSQGERGRALIARSLMPEPRLLLLDEPATGLDVAGREQLIESIEALTAGRPALASVLVTHHLEELPPGTTHALLLRGGKVLGSGPVDEVLTSESASECFGHPLRLERHGGRWSVRTAGRARAVEV
- a CDS encoding ATP-binding SpoIIE family protein phosphatase, whose product is MGALEGTYGQGRHGRQVDAYDMPRAEDVAWLRVDVALPAAARSAAAQLCHRLGFGTRRTSEVALAVTEAATNLQRHAGDGSLLLRLVRTPDEAALEFLALDSGPGISDVAYSLRDGASSAGTLGVGLGTIARLADSFGIHSLPGRGTVLTARFWPDRERGPHRPEPLVAGLTRPISGETVCGDAWAARPVAAADDGPGSVLVMMCDGLGHGPLASRAGELAVEAFLGSTAEEPDEVLRLLHGALRGGRGAAVGIARLDLATRRVRFCGAGNISAYVIGEGRRRSLGSAPGIVGHQLPRLRVFEEVMAGVDGTLVLHSDGLTSRWEPNDFPGLFALAPLTVAGQIFNQAAVRRDDGGVVVVRVP
- a CDS encoding STAS domain-containing protein, which codes for MSERVPILRIGGTLLVPIQVELDDQSVLDLQEDLSEEIVRTGARGVVIDISALEIVDSFVGRMLATTAAVSRVLDAETVVVGMRPAVAMTLVELGLSLGGVRTALDLEQGLRVLRRAGRTGPERG
- a CDS encoding SpoIIE family protein phosphatase, with protein sequence MRATRVLRRARALFPRRPHSLAGQVFALQLLVIVVLALLMAAVFVREVHFRATREAYDRSRAVSETFAHAPGTVAAMRSRDPSAVLQPSAEAAREKADVTYVVAFDPAGIRWSHPDPSLIGKHVSGDFSRARAGKPFQEVFDSSRFGEAVETTSPVLDGRHHIVGFVSAGIRLQSINDVFVGELPVLGGLFAVALALAVVGTALVSRRLRSQTHGLGPAGMTRMYEHHDAVLHAVREGVVIVGPDERLLLVNDEARRLLGLTGEEVTDRDVHEVGMAPGIASLLASGHAANDEMRAVGDRLVAFNQRPVSEDGEGRQGSVATLRDTTELRELANRAEFARDRLQLLYDASVRIGTTLDTVRTAEELAEIAVPRFADYVSVELLEPVLRGEEPTLVGTEMRRVTARGIRDDHPLLPAGEVIDFLPGSPVADAVVTGRAQLRTDLTDSAEWSTHAPERAREVVDFGIHSLVSVPLRARGVVLGMADFWRSEQPPYDAEDVSFAEELAARAAVAVDNARRFTREHSMAVTLQRSLLPRALPEQSGLEVAYRYLPTKTGVGGDWFDVIPLSGARFALVVGDVVGHGVHAAATMGRLRTAVHNFSALDLAPDELLAHLDELVARMDEDEDNAESPGGDDPAVTGATCLYAVYDQVSGVCAVARAGHPGPALVTPDGVASYPDIPGSPPLGLGSGLPVEKTDLVLPPDSLFVLFTDGLVKDRERDIGTGLALLRDTLAVPGRGPEETCGAVMDRLLVPEPGDDVTLLVTRTRRMSPERIAEWDIPSDPAAVSRLRGEVLARLDAWGLDDLSYTTGLITSELVTNAIRYGAPPARLRLLHDVSGLICEVTDSNSTAPHLRRAKSSDEGGRGLFLVAQFADRWGTRYLNRGKVIWTEQLLTDGDREAGEQDADALLDQWSDEDLG
- a CDS encoding iron-containing redox enzyme family protein gives rise to the protein MMTATGEVSGARWEPPELPEARGDLSSHLLTALRAGRDAPPWGPQAARVDPLGEDLQLALFVLYGLQRGGWAGLPPTAEWEPLLLGLRRPLERRFLEALRGLTRGAEDVSAAFADLLVQPEGGDPTSVSGALERDGKPWQIREYAVLRAPARAFEDDGPAWALPRLPARPRAGFLSVLHARAGHGQPARGHAALAEEHLRALGLDPAPGRYVDAVPAASLALANLGALFGLHGALRGALVGHAAAWGVLLPRAAGRVAAALERTDAPEEARRYLEARAEAGAAEEQVLRSEVLAQLLLVEPGLEADVVLGIEATSLLEDRLAAHALTAWGADESALRLPVAVAEN
- a CDS encoding STAS domain-containing protein; the protein is MATAGSVERLAELLAAEQERLTTEWVELALPALQGRVSAPEVGQEIRELYAAVLGALRGGSLDHRAEQYTEVRGLLVELSRNRARQGFTPTETALGVFLFKEILQPELSGSRADLAVFLDFSRLVDGLGLFTVEAHATTREAIITAQAEQLLELSTPVVKVWDGVIAVPLVGTLDSARTQVVMEKLLQALIDHNSTQAIIDITGVSAVDTQVAQHLLKTVVAARLMGAECTISGIRPQIAQTIVGLGIEFGDIVTKSSLADALAHALRRIRADREADQADGSIVPGGLL
- a CDS encoding ATP-binding protein — protein: MPDVVFTSLLASRHIPPERARVRLRTAIMGGMAGLEGTEHTRRAEQGGPAARWTPGAKDERALAALDAHGNPAESEIRVEATPESGGELRRLAALVVTEEWRLSPALAETTALLVSELLGNAVRHAGARSFGLRMTRRPGRIRVEFRDPSRALPCVMPSFGMAVTSGYGLALVERLSERWGVDLLPVGKKTWFELRVTDR